The Theileria orientalis strain Shintoku DNA, chromosome 3, complete genome genome window below encodes:
- a CDS encoding uncharacterized protein (ABC transporter related domain containing protein) has product MTQDSIKEETKKPEPEPCFWESELYFKQYFRDRRNKEFQYYDDSSIFRYLFFSWANNWVILLTKNYVDPYRLHPLPVSDQVLKWIPIFSKHVSDGLFEMESRLRFNAKGKVKARSNKSIMLRALFLTIWKRGLWLIIGLIAVNILSMSIAILVKKLLELLNDKLLCIIHYLTSISIFEHGLSHRRRFSNNINGSNSLNVCNQVLHSCSPDSECSKNPLFCPALRYQSKGINAQMYAFEWNDCYNVSELFDSIKYLIEFLCTFFYGIFLLSYQLKLKLWVLYIIGICFVFAMIIVEILNAYLYSKCDNIFSHLNVIKKTFYDDIGINVIIQSRNTEISLFFLRFFLTLFNMTLFITCTNLSFYVIQSHFVKSVNAASVITDIDTAGFMTTFYIFLRIITSMFLVPTAIKVFGMSYVSFKRMDKYFKTCSPNFYITGNPYTGSTKTATVIADTTNQIPNDVVVYFKDATFTWVNTRDDLLNKNYEPYLKNINFELKRGEIAIVTGSKGSGKSNFLKSILGEMTLVGGSMAVVPLYTSMPIFYASEDIFLQHGTVRSNIVFGHKFDEQLYNTVLKAVELEYDISTWKKGDLRVLSDNALSLSGGQRVRMELARAVYAYLVFHRVNKEYNNSQCSFLMCLDFSLHGLDPYVSKTVFNNLFNLKTGLLVNGDLSVVLTTSKQSLQLCAKISDLTQLPNVPIYNVKKNTLQFTSNLHEFIAKKDTINHDFKYLSSINNDTYRINYLTNDIISLCTSSSRTRLGRREETKAKYYKSFQSFVQNDLSGAKLRPYIVFLKGAPLAFSLYALTTVAFNVMDNLKLVLATNLSDHITKNIDQFNNGHFVNLSEIKTLSNSSLNKTTIFVSSIITISFLSTVFFSISTTTSCRKIHEYLIDSVFKNSSSLIRIKKQINQLITCISCDMYSVDEEVGYFLSLCFVYSIQLLISILTLFYLFPVSIPLVIPALVTVYYYVLRRQIQSSKYIHFAYIESVSNLMAVYENSISGSSIYRSFTRQSDLVNKVLEHRDYKARCKCLLYTVVVWSSVLFNWIFSLTTFLILLALIVLDKVDSQKLKVGYFGLALSLNMNVIKYFDKLALMYSKLEIAVCSVQRLQYFVPPGEKVTYSKFINTHEEYLVNPINKEVCGLDKKQLLKRRAIEFKTDNKKFYALRRLFYHPKLHILDVNDYLTHDRTGVQLNDVCVYTTAELNPESMILKHVSVSAGKSEIIGMVGRTGAGKTTLLSVLQNIVSNRTGQVLLDGKDLNDIPKVVLRQIIGVLPQLPFVFKGWTVRRFVDPRRLFTDTDINDALDKCGLLHFVNELQGGKKLDTVLVHENLGISRRGPNSVNQPKVNGSDRICTSSELDSFDGLGKYRESTRNRYESDTLLSNTQLRTLSLARLVLYRNFFRMIVVDEPPEEDLAEETSSRCDDLGVPIYDLLIKYFCHCTTFVTAHDANVLKICSSIWVVHDGCLIRTCKTSDIQANDSIASIIENSVKYTK; this is encoded by the exons ATGACCCAGGATTCAATAAAGGAGGAAACTAAAAAACCAGAGCCTGAACCGTGCTTCTGGGAAAGCGAACTGTATTTTAAGCAGTATTTCAGGGACAGGAGGAATAAGGAATTTCAATACTACGATGACTCAAGCATCTTTAGGTATCTTTTTTTTAGCTGGGCCAACAACTGGGTTATCCTGCTCACCAAAAACTATGTTGATCCCTATAGACTACACCCTCTTCCAGTATCAGACCAGGTGCTTAAGTGGATTCCAATATTCTCTAAACACGTCAGTGACGGTTTATTTGAAATGGAATCACGCCTAAGATTTAACGCCAAAGGCAAAGTTAAGGCTCGTTCTAACAAATCAATAATGCTGCGAGCCCTGTTTCTAACGATTTGGAAAAGAGGCTTATGGCTTATCATTGGTTTAATAGCAGTTAACATCCTGAGTATGAGTATCGCAATCCTGGTTAAAAAGTTACTAGAGCTGCTGAATGATAA GTTGCTCTGTATTATCCACTACCTGACTTCGATCTCAATTTTTGAGCATGGGTTATCTCATAGGCGGAGGTTttcaaataacataaacgGTTCTAATTCGTTGAATGTGTGCAACCAGGTTCTTCACAGTTGTTCACCTGACTCTGAGTGTTCTAAAAATCCTCTGTTCTGCCCAGCTCTACGTTACCAAAGCAAGGGCATTAACGCGCAAATGTACGCTTTTGAGTGGAACGATTGTTATAACGTTTCTGAACTTTTTGATTCAATCAAATACTTGATCGAATTTTTATGCACCTTCTTTTATGGCATATTTCTACTTTCCTACCAACTTAAACTGAAACTATGGGTGCTATACATAATAGGAATTTGTTTCGTTTTTGCCATGATTATTGTAGAAATTCTCAACGCCTACTTGTATAG CAAGTGCGACAACATCTTTTCACACTTGAACGTGATCAAGAAAACCTTTTACGACGACATCGGAATTAATGTTATCATTCAAAGCCGAAACACAGAGATTTCCCTGTTCTTTTTAAGGTTTTTTTTGACGCTTTTCAACATGACTCTGTTTATAACGTGCACTAATTTGTCGTTTTATGTTATTCAATCtcattttgttaaatcagTAAACGCTGCTTCGGTTATTACTGATATTGACACTGCGGGATTCATGACAAccttttacatatttttgaGAATTATTACTTCGATGTTTCTGGTACCCACTGCCATAAAGGTGTTCGGTATGTCGTACGTGTCATTTAAAAGGATGGAcaagtattttaaaacctGTTCTCCCAACTTCTATATTACTGGGAACCCATACACTGGTTCCACTAAAACTGCCACTGTGATAGCGGATACGACTAACCAAATACCTAACGATGtcgttgtttatttcaagGATGCCACATTTACATGGGTCAACACACGCGACGACCTACTAAACAAGAACTATGAACcttatttgaaaaatataaactttgAGTTAAAACGTGGCGAAATAGCCATTGTCACTGGTTCTAAAGGCTCTGGGAAATCAAACTTTTTAAAGTCGATCCTTGGTGAGATGACCCTGGTTGGGGGTTCCATGGCTGTTGTACCTCTATACACATCAATGCCAATATTCTATGCTTCTGAGGACATTTTTCTACAACATGGGACAGTTAGATCCAACATTGTATTTGGTCATAAGTTTGACGAGCAGTTGTACAACACCGTACTCAAGGCAGTGGAACTTGAGTACGACATATCGACCTGGAAGAAGGGTGACCTCAGAGTTCTGTCAGACAACGCACTTTCACTGAGTGGAGGTCAACGTGTACGAATGGAGTTAGCTCGTGCAGTGTACGCTTACTTGGTGTTCCACAGAGTCAACAAGGAGTATAACAACAGCCAATGTTCGTTCTTGATGTGTTTGGATTTTTCATTACACGGGCTTGACCCATACGTATCGAAGACAGTATTtaataacctgtttaaccttAAAACTGGGCTATTGGTTAATGGTGACCTGTCAGTTGTTTTGACAACATCAAAACAATCTCTCCAGTTATGTGCAAAAATTTCTGACTTAACTCAGCTGCCCAATGTCCCTATTTATAATGTCAAGAAAAATACATTGCAGTTCACATCTAATTTACACGAATTCATTGCAAAAAAGGATACCATTAACCATGATTTCAAGTACTTATCCTCTATTAACAATGACACTTATCGCATCAACTATTTGACCAATGATATTATCAGCCTCTGCACCTCCAGTTCGAGGACTAGGCTAGGTCGAAGGGAAGAGACTAAAGCCAAGTACTACAAGTCTTTTCAATCCTTTGTTCAAAACGATTTGTCTGGGGCTAAATTGAGACCATACATCGTTTTTCTGAAGGGTGCTCCACTCGCATTCTCACTGTACGCACTGACTACCGTGGCGTTCAACGTCATGGATAATTTAAAGCTTGTTTTAGCTACAAATTTATCGGATCACATAACAAAGAACATTGACCAATTCAACAATGGGCACTTTGTCAACCTGTCTGAAATTAAGACACTCAGCAACTCATCACTAAATAAAACCACAATCTTTGTTTCATCCATAATTACAATATCCTTCTTGTCGACAGTTTTTTTCTCAATATCGACAACCACGTCGTGCCGCAAGATTCACGAGTACTTAATTGATTCAGTTTTCAAAAATAGTTCATCACTGattagaataaaaaaacaaattaatcaATTGATCACGTGCATATCATGTGACATGTACTCCGTCGACGAGGAGGTTGGCTACTTTCTGTCACTGTGTTTTGTATATTCAATTCAGTTATTGATCAGTATATTAACTCTGTTTTATCTGTTCCCAGTGTCCATACCCCTGGTTATTCCTGCACTGGTTACAGTTTATTACTATGTGCTCAGGAGGCAGATTCAATCTTCTAAGTACATCCACTTCGCCTACATAGAAAGTGTATCAAACCTCATGGCAGTTTACGAAAACTCTATATCTGGCTCGTCCATTTATAGAAGTTTTACGAGACAATCAGACCTTGTTAATAAGGTGCTAGAACACAGGGATTATAAAGCCAGATGCAAATGCCTGCTATATACAGTTGTTGTATGGTCATCTGTACTGTTCAATTGGATATTTTCACTAAccacctttttaattttattggcACTTATTGTTCTGGATAAGGTCGATTCAcagaaattaaaagttGGATATTTTGGTTTGGCTCTCTCACTTAATATGAATgttatcaaatattttgaTAAACTGGCTTTAATGTACTCCAAGTTGGAAATAGCCGTCTGTTCTGTTCAGCGTTTACAGTATTTCGTTCCTCCCGGTGAGAAGGTTACTTATTCCAAGTTTATAAACACCCATGAGGAGTACTTAGTTAATCCTATCAATAAAGAGGTCTGTGGCCTCGACAAGAAACAACTGTTGAAACGCAGGGCCATTGAGTTCAAAACTGATAACAAGAAGTTTTATGCTTTGCGACGACTGTTTTACCATCCCAAATTACACATCTTGGATGTCAACGATTACCTAACCCATGATCGCACAGGTGTCCAGCTGAATGacgtgtgtgtgtacactACTGCTGAACTCAACCCAGAAAGTATGATTTTGAAACATGTTTCAGTGTCAGCTGGTAAATCTGAGATCATTGGTATGGTTGGTAGAACAGGTGCCGGTAAAACCACTCTACTGTCAGTATTACAGAACATTGTTAGTAACAGAACTGGTCAAGTATTGTTGGATGGTAAAGATTTGAATGATATCCCCAAGGTAGTCCTTAGACAGATTATAGGTGTGTTACCACAACTGCCATTCGTATTCAAGGGATGGACTGTGCGTAGATTTGTCGATCCTAGAAGATTGTTCACTGATACCGACATCAACGATGCCCTGGACAAGTGTGGTCTACTACACTTCGTTAATGAACTACAGGGTGGTAAGAAACTAGATACTGTTCTAGTGCACGAGAACCTTGGAATATCAAGACGTGGACCGAACTCAGTCAATCAACCCAAAGTTAACGGGTCTGACCGAATTTGTACCTCCAGTGAACTTGACTCATTCGATGGCCTTGGAAAGTACAGAGAATCGACTAGAAACCGCTATGAGAGTGACACTTTACTATCCAATACTCAACTGAGGACACTATCGTTGGCGAGATTAGTCTTATACAGGAACTTCTTTAGAATGATAGTCGTGGATGAACCTCCAGAGGAAGACTTGGCTGAAGAGACCAGTTCCAGGTGTGATGATCTCGGAGTTCCAATTTATGATCTTCTGATTAAATACTTTTGTCACTGTACTACCTTCGTCACAGCACATGATGCGAATGTGTTGAAAATCTGCAGTTCAATATGGGTAGTTCATGACGGCTGTCTGATAAGGACTTGTAAAACCAGTGATATCCAAGCAAACGATTCAATCGCATCAATTATAGAAAAcagtgtaaaatacactAAATAA
- a CDS encoding chaperonin CPN60, translating to MNYSVIVLVFCLPKLVCSLGILYKHTEFLIPRCSRKVNQSNSIILPSNSLATGASRPYSFIANPGVRSNFLSSNLTSKLSNSLNGRSSSSLYSKPKEITLADECRNSLLSGILKVADTVRVTLGPRGRNILLEKEFGSPIIVNDGVTIARNIELSDRKMNAGAKLIQEIASSSDDRAGDGTTSTAVLAAEIASKGVEYVNQGHNSIPLQKGIQKASKLIIEEIKKLSKPVNGYQDLLNIATVATSGNLVMGKVIAKAFDKLGANAATILEDNPALEDELDFTEGYTFDKGFANPYFQLGEEKDSIEWMNPQILVYDGKIENAQSILNVLEYAAKNKVNLVIIAEDYGTDAMQTFIINKMRGMLKVVAVKSPSFGERRKDYLQDIAVATGATFVSPDVGVDLNDVTPEMLGSAKNVVIKKDRTTIVTNPNCLPSISTRVNNLVREKEMCTSNFDKTKLSERIAALSGGIARIRIGAATETELKEKRLRYEDAINAVRAAMETGYVPGGGVTYLQMQKEPFKSMVMDHVKNTINQEQTSQFSTNEGEVEVGGEYVESEDVEKLDSMEEMESEIELQQAGAKIVIDAMSIITKQIANNAGVDGNKVVERILNSGKEFGYGWNAKTNRYGDMIKQGVIDPTKVIMSAVEHSTSVAGLLLTTEGMMVDKVEDKQQNSNELESNLL from the exons ATGAATTATTCTGTGATTGTGTTGGTATTTTGTCTTCCCAAACTGGTTTGCAGTTTGGGGATTctatataaacacactgAATTTTTGATTCCCAGATGCTCCAGGAAAGTAAATCAGAGTAATTCGATAATCCTGCCTTCAAATTCTTTAGCTACCGGGGCTTCTAGGCCCTATTCTTTCATTGCAAATCCAGGTGTGAGATCGAATTTCCTTTCAAGTAATTTAACGAGTAAACTATCAAACAGCCTTAATGGCCGTTCCAGCAGTTCCCTATATTCTAAGCCTAAGGAAATAACGTTGGCCGACGAGTGTAGGAACAGCCTGCTGTCCGGAATCCTGAAGGTGGCAGACACCGTAAGAGTTACCCTGGGACCCAGAGGAAGAAATATCTTGCTGGAAAAGGAGTTTGGGTCGCCAATCATCGTTAACGACGGAGTCACCATCGCAAGAAACATAGAGCTGAGTGACAGGAAGATGAACGCAGGAGCGAAACTGATCCAGGAGATAGCAAGCAGCTCAGACGACAGAGCAGGGGACGGAACGACGTCCACGGCAGTTCTGGCAGCAGAAATAGCCTCGAAGGGAGTTGAGTACGTTAACCAGGGGCACAACTCAATACCGCTGCAAAAGGGCATTCAGAAGGCGAGCAAGCTAATAATAGAGGAGATAAAGAAGCTGAGCAAGCCAGTGAACGGCTATCAAGACCTGCTTAACATTGCAACGGTGGCCACGAGTGGAAACCTGGTGATGGGAAAGGTGATAGCGAAGGCGTTCGACAAGCTGGGAGCGAACGCAGCGACGATTTTGGAGGATAACCCGGCACTAGAAGACGAATTGGACTTCACGGAAGGATATACCTTCGATAAGGGATTTGCAAACCCCTACTTTCAACTAG GGGAAGAAAAGGATAGTATTGAGTGGATGAATCCGCAAATACTGGTGTACGACGGGAAGATAGAAAACGCGCAGAGTATCCTCAACGTCCTCGAGTACGCGGCGAAGAATAAAGTTAACCTGGTGATAATCGCAGAGGACTACGGCACAGACGCAATGCAGACGttcataataaataagatgcGCGGAATGCTGAAAGTG GTGGCAGTTAAGTCGCCGAGCTTCGGTGAGAGGAGAAAGGACTACCTGCAGGACATAGCAGTGGCGACTGGAGCGACCTTCGTGTCCCCAGATGTCGGGGTCGACCTGAACGACGTGACACCAGAAATGTTGGGCAGCGCCAAGAACGTTGTGATCAAGAAGGACCGCACGACGATAGTGACGAACCCAAACTGCCTACCAAGCATAAGCACAAG GGTAAACAACCTGGTCAGAGAAAAGGAGATGTGCACAAGCAACTTTGACAAGACGAAGCTGAGTGAAAGGATAGCAGCGCTGAGTGGCGGAATAGCAAGAATAAGAATCGGGGCGGCGACGGAGacggagctgaaggaaaagagGCTGCGCTACGAAGACGCAATAAACGCAGTGAGGGCAGCCATGGAAACAGGCTACGTGCCAGGGGGTGGGGTGACGTACCTGCAGATGCAGAAGGAGCCCTTCAAGAGCATGGTGATGGACCACGTGAAGAACACCATAAACCAGGAACAGACGTCACAATTCTCGACTAACGAAGGTGAGGTTGAAGTAGGTGGGGAATACGTAGAGAGTGAAG ATGTTGAAAAGTTGGACAGCATGGAGGAGATGGAAAGTGAAATAGAGTTACAGCAAGCAGGAGCAAAAATTGTGATAGATGCAATGTCGATAATAACAAAACAAATAGCAAACAATGCAG GAGTCGATGGCAACAAGGTCGTCGAAAGGATACTGAACAGCGGCAAGGAGTTCGGCTACGGCTGGAACGCAAAGACAAATCGTTACGGAGACATGATTAAGCAGGGCGTCATAGATCCAACCAAGGTGATCATGTCAGCGGTCGAACACAGCACCTCGGTGGCAGGGTTGCTGCTGACGACGGAGGGGATGATGGTCGACAAAGTAGAAGATAAGCAGCAGAACAGCAACGAACTGGAAAGCAACTTGTTATAA
- a CDS encoding uncharacterized protein (DUF455 domain containing protein), with protein MSTLKAARADNFYFPPEEDYSRQKKRLRRNKYNKHDKFHTDKGEKTGDIWSTGRKGPTIRFEMPFKVICLKCNAYIAKGVRFDAEKRSVGKYYSTDIYAFRMSCFSCFNRIVIQTDPENTEYICKEGVRKKIELKSKDDPEVITVSYDVNEKQMRATNALYILEQQAEESLRKSSYGEVGLEEEKGKGYEDNRHGLGLRGEENRRESNELAHTQLAKEELNKFVAKPLERDDVVDDEAKIEYLEDLSESRNKDYYLANSALRRRFRMNKKLNEENKHENFSIPLLKVEKEDIEDSKKITFISQNKKLKSHFKRLINNKNDIFSKNSVRTSSTISVPNTLDEKKKKLQFIKYIESKAKKG; from the coding sequence ATGTCGACCTTAAAGGCTGCTAGAGCAGATAACTTCTATTTTCCTCCAGAGGAGGACTATAGTAGGCAAAAAAAGCGACTTAGACGAAATAAGTACAACAAGCATGACAAATTTCACACCGATAAGGGCGAGAAGACGGGCGACATATGGTCAACCGGAAGAAAAGGGCCCACAATAAGGTTTGAGATGCCATTCAAGGTGATTTGCCTAAAATGTAACGCATATATCGCAAAAGGGGTTCGGTTTGACGCGGAAAAGAGATCGGTGGGCAAATACTACTCGACAGACATATACGCGTTCCGAATGTCCTgcttcagctgcttcaACAGAATAGTTATCCAGACGGACCCGGAAAACACAGAGTACATCTGCAAGGAAGGAGTGCGCAAAAAAATTGAGCTCAAGAGCAAAGACGACCCCGAGGTAATAACAGTGTCGTACGACGTGAACGAGAAGCAAATGAGAGCGACGAACGCGCTCTACATACTGGAGCAGCAGGCAGAGGAGTCGCTGAGGAAGAGCAGTTACGGAGAGGTAGGCCTAGAGGAAGAGAAAGGGAAAGGTTACGAAGATAATAGGCACGGACTAGGGTTACGGGGGGAGGAAAACAGAAGGGAATCAAATGAGCTGGCACACACACAACTCGccaaggaggagctgaatAAATTCGTGGCAAAACCCCTGGAAAGAGACGACGTGGTCGACGACGAAGCGAAGATAGAGTACCTGGAAGATCTGAGCGAATCGAGGAACAAGGACTACTACCTGGCGAACTCGGCACTGCGGAGAAGATTTAGAATGAACAAAAAGCTGAACGAGGAGAACAAGCACGAAAACTTCAGCATACCGCTCCTGAAggtggaaaaggaagacATCGAGGATTCCAAAAAGATAACGTTCATTTCGCAGAACAAGAAGCTCAAATCGCACTTTAAGAGACtgataaacaacaaaaacGACATCTTTTCCAAAAACTCGGTGAGAACGTCAAGCACCATTTCAGTCCCGAATACACTAgatgaaaagaaaaagaaactgcaatttataaaatacatagaGTCGAAAGCCAAAAAAGGCtaa
- a CDS encoding uncharacterized protein (WD40 repeat-like domain containing protein) produces the protein MCGDGDSSLVVQTSSNNTLKNNEVAHISTELLSQINLKCKIEGERSLPLIFSGIRDSIELIRCDNGEKIAEIEKSNIKYIKWYIPAKYLGVFGECDQEEQFGIITVDSSNNLEFYPEIFDQIEIKENIVGVNTSYFRDLDGNVKLSVIIVESNGNITKWIPFDESKLISKNAVKKRVQFISDTNLVLELNNTRVTSRCNDKDCNAGKSSQISSNKVEDYLKLNKKLFLSTGDQVCVVDTENLELLRTISTTGSIRSIFPYFRDQERILVVSKAIEVFEMEKCECVYKYDHDLDEFSDYESINVGEVVNARVELNDPGLLIVSTKYNRVYLLNTANSVIASVIGISTSRLYVYYYVEHGEGGNATNVKYGLVAEYENSLVGFDVFKLSLLYSRMALPNKIEVMANSQLMPNLLLASSSKDLLQLDLHFSHQGGVRSATKTNANSGSRLSSDYYKSLDRNTSKILINNLATIKHLNNTSISASTNTPTGTTKTANKTVTCITFHPRLPNICSVGHSDGSLYLLFIEHENRSLFNYVFIQRFKDPVKKLVWYLVPKSLNYTNEHDGDSSNAENIANKWSKKGCSNFMERVCKSINSSKYASILLLQLDIYQHTERRRPIGDYSSVYYMKLGENRVYSLPASILSGNLDATEHGSNRRLSSRLFSIFIIQHPPPNCADDGGETEECNDGDGRSMGYNNFSVVYDYVCLAHYSENSVTLTLVAIDLGLNATVVKRFKTRVKGAVTNVVVTSKQYNQYHLYADSYLEKTSRDGVSEGAVDTVPVDGDFSRRTADATRFDKCVNSMQQYLVISTNLGRIYVTSLLKVYNNFLLEAYATHDPSHEEALRMDETFIGSGNITHLDHTILYSPLGFPPSEAGEGTKGNCLCGSNCHFILVVGMNGLILFYALEAEHRRDRFKLTPFHVMRASYNSFLVINEPFHYFKLLVNASSGISQHYFNYTQIIAFLSKHRTHSAGKVSTAS, from the exons ATGTGCGGGGATGGAGATTCCAGCCTCGTCGTGCAGACAAGCAGCAACAACACACTCAAAAACAATGAAGTAGCACACATCAGTACAGAGTTACTATCGcaaataaacttaaaatgtaaaatagaaggGGAAAGGAGTCTGCCGCTGATCTTCTCAGGAATAAGGGACTCAATAGAGCTCATCAGGTGCGACAATGGAGAAAAAATAGCAGAAATTGAAAAGTCaaacataaaatacatcaaATGGTACATCCCGGCAAAATATTTGGGAGTATTTGGCGAATGTGACCAAGAAGAGCAGTTTGGAATTATAACGGTAGATTCTTCCAACAATTTAGAGTTTTATCCAGAAATATTCGATcaaattgaaattaaagaaaatataGTTGGAGTAAATACAAGTTACTTCAGAGACTTAGATGGGAACGTCAAGTTGTCTGTAATAATAGTGGAATCGAATGGAAACATAACCAAGTGGATTCCATTCGACGAAAGTAAACtgataagtaaaaatgCAGTAAAAAAGCGAGTGCAATTCATCTCAGATACGAATTTAGTCTTAGAATTGAACAACACCAGGGTGACTAGCCGTTGTAACGATAAGGACTGCAATGCTGGAAAATCGAGTCAAATTAGTTCAAATAAGGTGGAAGATTActtaaaactaaataaaaagttattTTTGTCAACAGGCGATCAAGTGTGTGTAGTAGATACGGAAAATTTAGAGTTGTTGAGGACAATCAGTACCACGGGGTCAATCAGATCAATATTCCCTTATTTCAGAGATCAGGAAAGGATTTTAGTGGTATCTAAGGCCATAGAGGTCTTTGAGATGGAAAAATGcgaatgtgtatacaaatatgaCCACGATTTGGATGAGTTCAGCGACTACGAGAGCATCAACGTAGGCGAAGTAGTGAACGCACGGGTGGAGTTGAATGACCCAGGACTGCTGATAGTATCAACAAAGTACAACAGAGTGTACCTGCTAAACACGGCGAATAGTGTCATAGCAAGCGTAATAGGCATATCAACCAGTAGGTTGTACGTGTACTACTACGTCGAACATGGAGAAGGTGGTAACGCCACGAATGTAAAGTACGGACTGGTAGCGGAATATGAAAATAGTTTAGTGGGCTTCGACGTATTTAAACTGAGTCTGCTGTACAGTAGGATGGCACTTCCCAATAAAATAGAGGTGATGGCCAACTCACAGCTCATGCCGAACTTACTGCTGGCCTCGTCAAGTAAGGATTTGTTGCAGCTGGATTTACACTTTTCGCATCAAGGAGGTGTCAGAAGTGCCACAAAGACCAATGCTAACAGCGGCAGTAGATTGAGTAGTGATTACTACAAGTCACTGGATAGGAACACCAGTAAAATACTAATTAACAATTTGGCGACCATAAAGCATTTGAACAACACGAGTATCAGCGCCTCTACCAATACTCCTACTGGCACTACCAAAACTGCCAATAAAACGGTTACTTGTATCACTTTTCACCCTAGGCTGCCTAACATATGTTCAGTTGGACACTCAGATGGGTCGCTATACCTTCTGTTCATAGAACACGAGAACAGAAGCCTGTTCAATTACGTATTCATACAAAGGTTCAAGGACCCGGTGAAGAAATTGGTGTGGTACCTGGTTCCCAAGAGTCTGAATTACACGAACGAGCACGATGGGGACTCGAGCAATGCAGAGAATATAGCCAATAAGTGGAGTAAGAAGGGCTGCAGTAACTTCATGGAGAGAGTATGCAAGTCGATCAATTCGTCCAAATACGCGTCAATACTACTGCTGCAATTGGACATTTACCAGCACACGGAAAGGCGAAGACCCATAGGGGATTACAGTAGCGTCTATTACATGAAGTTGGGTGAGAATAGGGTGTACAGTTTACCCGCGAGTATCCTCTCGGGCAACCTGGACGCCACTGAACACGGAAGTAACCGGCGCCTAAGCAGCAGGCTATTcagtatatttataatacagcACCCGCCGCCCAACTGCGCGGACGACGGCGGAGAAACTGAGGAGTGCAATGATGGGGACGGCCGGAGCATGGGGTACAACAACTTCAGCGTAGTCTACGACTACGTGTGTCTGGCGCACTACTCAGAAAACTCAGTGACGCTGACGCTGGTGGCAATAGACCTGGGCTTAAACGCGACCGTGGTCAAAAGATTTAAAACTAGAGTCAAGGGCGCGGTCACGAACGTCGTGGTGACCAGCAAGCAGTACAACCAGTACCACCTCTACGCGGACAGCTACCTCGAAAAAACAAGCAGGGATGGAGTGAGCGAGGGCGCAGTGGACACTGTGCCTGTGGATGGTGATTTCAGCAGGCGCACTGCCGACGCAACCAGGTTTGACAAGTGCGTCAACTCGATGCAGCAGTACCTGGTAATATCGACCAACCTAGGGCGCATTTACGTAACGTCGCTGCTTAAGGTGTACAACAACTTTCTGCTAGAGGCCTACG CCACACATGACCCCAGCCACGAGGAGGCTCTGCGGATGGATGAGACGTTCATCGGCAGCGGCAACATCACACACCTAGATCACACTATCCTATATTCGCCGCTGGGTTTCCCACCGAGTGAAGCGGGCGAAGGCACAAAAGGCAACTGTCTGTGCGGCAGCAACTGCCACTTCATATTGGTGGTTGGCATGAACGGCCTAATACTGTTCTACGCACTCGAGGCAGAGCACAGGAGAGACAGGTTTAAGTTGACACCATTCCACGTGATGAGGGCTAGTTACAACAGCTTCCTAGTGATAAACGAACCGTTCCACTATTTTAAGCTTCTCGTGAACGCCAGCAGCGGAATCTCTCAGCACTACTTCAACTACACTCAAATAATTGCATTTCTATCGAAACATCGCACACACTCGGCCGGAAAAGTATCGACGGCCAGTTAG